Proteins encoded by one window of Chryseobacterium aquaeductus:
- a CDS encoding glycosyltransferase family 4 protein: protein MKNNKEEFGINISGFFNAEIGFGEAIRNNLKALEKVGIPAKPINFNMHLSHRLNDNSVNFDENTNDYPVNMVHVNMDTIYSFFKEKKAAFFENKYNIGYWAWEMEEFPEEYIEYFKYYDEIWTCSRYCLDSMSLKSNIPVVNIPHAINIDEKDINENFETGLSADNYNFLFVFDYNSLIERKNTLALIDAYEKAFGTDNEKVKLVLKTSIPGSNLSRARKKVIARIGNNSSIIYKEEMLRRNDLLALMNFADCYVSLHRSEGFGLTMAEAMALGKPVIATGYSGNLDFMNVNNSFLVKYKMIKHDYDLSVLPKNNYWSEPDTDHAAELMKFVFENQSHAAEIGKRAKEDIKTYFSLEAIGTKMKKRLHIIENTILVDRNDHEIKNKLVSLLSENKILEKRVKYLEKGFYNKARKKVNEVLKKIKGRS, encoded by the coding sequence ATGAAAAATAATAAAGAGGAATTTGGTATAAATATTTCGGGTTTCTTTAATGCTGAAATTGGATTTGGAGAAGCAATACGCAATAATCTAAAAGCTTTGGAGAAAGTAGGTATTCCTGCAAAACCTATTAATTTCAATATGCATCTTAGTCATAGATTAAATGATAATTCTGTGAATTTTGATGAAAATACAAATGATTATCCTGTGAATATGGTGCATGTAAATATGGACACTATTTACAGCTTTTTCAAAGAAAAAAAGGCTGCCTTTTTTGAGAATAAATATAATATTGGGTATTGGGCTTGGGAAATGGAAGAATTTCCGGAAGAATATATTGAATATTTTAAGTATTATGATGAAATCTGGACTTGCTCCAGATATTGTCTTGATTCTATGTCTCTAAAATCTAATATTCCTGTTGTCAACATACCTCATGCGATAAATATCGACGAGAAAGATATAAATGAAAACTTTGAAACTGGTCTTTCTGCGGACAACTACAATTTCCTTTTTGTTTTTGATTATAACAGCTTGATCGAGCGAAAAAATACGCTCGCACTTATAGATGCTTATGAGAAAGCTTTTGGTACAGACAACGAAAAAGTAAAACTAGTTCTTAAAACCTCTATACCAGGCAGTAACCTTTCAAGAGCAAGAAAAAAAGTGATCGCGAGGATTGGTAATAACAGCAGCATTATTTACAAAGAAGAAATGCTGAGAAGAAATGACCTTCTCGCTTTGATGAATTTTGCAGACTGCTATGTTTCTTTACATCGTTCCGAAGGTTTCGGACTTACAATGGCAGAAGCTATGGCATTGGGGAAACCTGTAATTGCGACAGGATACTCAGGAAATCTTGATTTTATGAACGTCAACAATTCCTTTTTGGTAAAATATAAAATGATAAAACATGATTATGACCTGAGTGTTTTGCCAAAAAACAATTATTGGTCAGAACCTGATACCGATCATGCTGCAGAGTTGATGAAATTTGTTTTTGAAAATCAAAGTCATGCTGCAGAAATAGGAAAGAGAGCAAAAGAGGACATTAAAACTTATTTTTCTTTGGAGGCAATTGGCACAAAAATGAAAAAAAGATTGCACATTATCGAAAACACCATATTAGTTGACAGAAATGACCACGAAATAAAAAATAAACTAGTCAGTTTACTAAGTGAAAATAAGATTTTAGAAAAAAGAGTAAAATATCTAGAAAAAGGATTTTACAATAAAGCGCGAAAAAAAGTGAATGAAGTTTTAAAAAAAATAAAAGGCAGAAGTTGA
- the accB gene encoding acetyl-CoA carboxylase biotin carboxyl carrier protein: MDIKDIQNLIKFVSKAEVSEVKYKTKDFEITIKTPLGGNEVSYVSQPAMYHSAPQQAAPSQAPAAVANSSEKTEVASDDSKYVTIKSPMIGTFYRKPSPDKDVFVNVGDEVSNGKVVCVIEAMKLFNQIESEISGKIVKILVDDSSPVEYDQPLFLVDPS; this comes from the coding sequence ATGGACATTAAAGACATACAAAATCTTATCAAGTTTGTATCTAAAGCTGAAGTTTCAGAAGTAAAATACAAGACTAAAGATTTCGAAATTACTATTAAAACACCACTTGGGGGCAATGAAGTAAGCTATGTTTCTCAGCCTGCAATGTATCATTCGGCTCCTCAGCAAGCTGCTCCTTCACAGGCTCCGGCTGCTGTAGCAAACTCGTCAGAAAAAACTGAAGTAGCTTCTGACGATAGTAAATATGTAACGATAAAATCTCCAATGATCGGAACATTCTACAGAAAACCATCTCCGGATAAAGATGTTTTCGTGAATGTAGGTGACGAAGTATCAAACGGGAAAGTAGTTTGTGTAATTGAAGCAATGAAGTTGTTTAATCAGATTGAATCTGAAATCAGCGGAAAGATCGTTAAAATTTTAGTAGACGATTCTTCACCGGTAGAATACGATCAACCATTGTTCTTAGTAGATCCATCTTAA
- a CDS encoding glycosyltransferase family 9 protein produces MKILIIQKKFMGDILVSSTTFPLLKKKYPDAEISFLLEEKHQQILLGNPYLDHVIFWDDKNFMQMAKAIKKQKFDIVIDLYSKIDTGLLSLLSGAKKRIGFFKKYTQLFYTHPVKRRRKALSENTTLGIEHRLQLLEPLDIKFEEVFPKTYISDQESENAKNILSENKLTENDNLVMISTFGSTEEKTYPLEYMAKILDDIVETKANSKILCNYLPSQKELFLQIFNMVSTETQQAIVKDFDTKNLREFAAVTSLCKCLIGNEGGATNLSKSLNIPTFTIFAPHIESKGWAWTSNPTVDRFLHLNDFVPQSSDYSDFKPELFENQLKDFLNKVLN; encoded by the coding sequence ATGAAGATTTTAATCATTCAGAAAAAATTCATGGGTGATATATTGGTAAGCTCTACCACTTTTCCTTTATTGAAAAAGAAGTATCCTGATGCAGAAATAAGTTTTCTTTTGGAGGAAAAACATCAACAAATTTTACTTGGCAACCCTTATCTGGATCATGTGATTTTCTGGGATGATAAAAACTTTATGCAAATGGCGAAAGCCATTAAAAAGCAAAAGTTTGACATCGTAATTGATTTGTATTCTAAGATTGACACTGGATTACTCTCGTTGTTGTCTGGGGCCAAAAAAAGAATCGGTTTTTTTAAAAAATACACTCAGCTTTTCTACACTCATCCGGTAAAAAGAAGAAGAAAAGCTTTATCTGAAAATACTACATTAGGTATTGAACATCGTTTACAGTTACTTGAACCTCTGGACATTAAGTTTGAAGAAGTTTTTCCAAAAACTTATATTTCGGATCAGGAATCAGAGAATGCAAAAAATATTCTTTCTGAAAATAAACTGACGGAAAATGATAACTTAGTGATGATCAGTACTTTTGGGAGCACTGAAGAAAAGACATATCCTTTGGAATACATGGCGAAAATTTTAGATGATATTGTTGAAACTAAAGCTAATTCTAAGATTTTATGTAACTATCTTCCGTCTCAAAAAGAGCTTTTTCTACAAATATTCAATATGGTCTCTACTGAAACACAGCAAGCAATCGTAAAAGATTTTGACACCAAGAATCTTCGTGAATTTGCCGCCGTCACAAGTCTTTGTAAATGTCTCATTGGCAATGAAGGTGGTGCAACCAATCTCAGTAAGTCATTAAATATTCCAACTTTTACTATTTTCGCACCACATATCGAATCAAAAGGCTGGGCATGGACGAGCAATCCTACTGTGGACAGATTTTTGCACTTAAACGATTTTGTTCCTCAATCTTCAGATTATTCAGATTTTAAACCTGAATTGTTTGAGAATCAACTGAAAGATTTTTTGAATAAAGTTCTGAATTAA
- the rpmF gene encoding 50S ribosomal protein L32 has protein sequence MAHPKRRQSSTRRDKRRTHYKAVVPQLAKDATTGEMHLYHRAHWHEGKLYYRGKVVLEKTVETTTEEN, from the coding sequence ATGGCACATCCAAAGAGAAGACAGTCGTCTACAAGAAGAGATAAGAGAAGAACTCATTACAAAGCAGTAGTTCCTCAATTGGCAAAAGATGCAACTACAGGAGAAATGCACTTGTACCACAGAGCGCACTGGCATGAAGGAAAATTATACTACAGAGGAAAAGTAGTATTAGAAAAAACAGTAGAAACTACTACAGAAGAAAACTAA
- a CDS encoding DUF6705 family protein: MPIIKTIIKMNKLSIFFTAFLLNIAVIINAQTVVDISSSTPLPSDYNENGLYYEKDIHNYLDNFVGVWEYVNGKEKFQITLTKIVKHHLYSPKVKLNVYEDGIAFQYKKYKGSLLIYSSPIMSKPTFRTYDGNKLDGTFIDYERVTQEVRWPHYVGPPMAGTIYKQGGEYFHPDCTIEKVSSGLVSQIKFHLYLWPMNAGFGSPYDNPIYAGQPRFSIPNDVILTKVP; the protein is encoded by the coding sequence ATGCCCATTATAAAAACAATTATAAAAATGAATAAACTATCGATATTTTTCACAGCATTTCTCTTAAACATAGCGGTAATTATAAACGCTCAAACAGTTGTTGATATTTCTTCAAGTACCCCACTTCCCTCTGACTATAATGAAAATGGGCTTTATTACGAAAAGGATATTCATAATTATTTAGATAATTTTGTTGGTGTGTGGGAGTACGTAAATGGGAAGGAAAAATTCCAAATCACATTAACAAAAATTGTTAAGCATCATCTATATTCTCCTAAAGTTAAACTTAATGTATATGAAGATGGTATTGCATTTCAATACAAAAAGTACAAAGGAAGTTTACTAATTTATTCCTCACCCATAATGTCAAAACCTACTTTTAGAACATATGATGGTAATAAATTAGATGGCACATTTATAGACTATGAAAGGGTTACCCAAGAGGTTAGATGGCCACACTATGTGGGACCACCCATGGCAGGAACGATCTACAAACAAGGTGGAGAATACTTTCATCCCGATTGTACAATTGAAAAGGTTTCTTCAGGCTTAGTTTCACAGATAAAATTTCATCTTTATTTATGGCCAATGAATGCAGGTTTTGGAAGTCCTTATGATAACCCGATCTATGCAGGGCAACCAAGATTTAGTATTCCTAACGATGTGATTTTAACGAAAGTACCTTAG
- a CDS encoding DUF6705 family protein yields the protein METEVIAITQFLVIYKFINMKNISIKLFSIIFMMTLFNCKSQIVIDLFSNTIPVPENYNQTGQYYEKDINNRLLPFVGTWEYINGNEKFQIILTKITKYHFVMPNINLNVYQDGIALQYKNFINGNLVYESPITGEPTFTDMENSVLIGAVTDYGRITKTLYKPQMMGGGVYNQGGEYFYPICRIEKVFGPPSGGTKIKFKLYTPEGTVFGNSYDNPIYAGQPRFSIPNDVILTKVP from the coding sequence ATGGAAACGGAAGTTATAGCTATAACTCAATTCCTTGTAATTTATAAATTTATAAATATGAAAAATATAAGCATAAAATTATTTTCAATCATTTTCATGATGACCTTATTTAATTGTAAAAGTCAAATAGTTATAGATCTTTTTTCTAACACTATACCTGTTCCAGAAAATTATAATCAAACAGGACAATATTATGAAAAAGACATAAATAACCGTCTTCTTCCGTTTGTGGGTACTTGGGAATATATAAATGGCAACGAAAAGTTTCAGATTATCTTGACAAAAATAACAAAATATCATTTTGTTATGCCGAATATAAATCTAAATGTTTATCAAGACGGAATCGCACTACAATATAAGAATTTCATTAATGGGAATTTAGTTTATGAATCTCCAATAACAGGAGAACCAACATTCACTGATATGGAAAATTCAGTCTTAATAGGTGCTGTAACAGACTATGGTCGAATTACTAAAACTTTATACAAACCGCAAATGATGGGCGGTGGTGTTTATAATCAGGGTGGAGAATATTTTTACCCGATATGTAGGATAGAAAAGGTATTCGGTCCACCAAGTGGCGGAACTAAAATTAAATTCAAATTATATACCCCAGAAGGAACAGTGTTTGGCAATTCTTATGATAACCCGATCTATGCAGGGCAACCAAGATTTAGTATTCCTAACGATGTGATTTTAACGAAAGTACCTTAG
- the rocD gene encoding ornithine--oxo-acid transaminase — protein MSTVEETKNSQYFIELEEKHGAHNYHPLPVVLDKGEGVFVWDVEGKKYYDFLSAYSAVNQGHSHPKIVEALVNQAKKLALTSRAFYNSSLGEYEKKITTLFGFDKVLPMNSGAEAVETAVKLARKWSYEVKGISENAAKIVVCENNFHGRTTTIVSFSNDPDANKNYGPFTPGFVKIPYNDLAALEEVLKNDAQNIAAFLVEPIQGEAGVYVPDENFLKNASELCEKHNVLFIADEVQTGIARTGRLIACHHEDVQPDILILGKALSGGMYPVSAVLANDEIMNVIKPGQHGSTFGGNPIACAVAIAALDVVEEEKLSERAEELGQLFRSEIEKVIEKSDLITKVRGKGLLNAILINDTPESSTAWNLCLLLKENGLLAKPTHGNIIRLAPPLVITEEQLLDCVRIIEKTILEFGN, from the coding sequence ATGTCAACAGTAGAAGAAACAAAAAACTCACAATATTTTATCGAACTCGAAGAAAAACATGGTGCTCACAATTATCATCCGCTTCCTGTGGTTTTAGATAAAGGTGAAGGTGTTTTTGTTTGGGATGTTGAAGGTAAAAAATATTATGATTTCCTTTCGGCTTACTCAGCTGTTAACCAAGGACATTCGCACCCAAAAATTGTAGAAGCTTTAGTTAATCAGGCTAAAAAATTAGCTTTGACGTCAAGAGCATTTTACAATTCAAGTTTAGGAGAATACGAGAAAAAAATCACTACCCTTTTCGGTTTTGATAAAGTTTTACCGATGAATTCCGGAGCTGAAGCTGTAGAAACTGCGGTAAAATTAGCAAGAAAATGGAGCTACGAAGTAAAAGGAATTTCGGAAAACGCAGCAAAAATTGTAGTTTGTGAAAACAACTTCCACGGAAGAACAACGACGATTGTTTCTTTCTCAAACGATCCTGATGCCAATAAAAATTACGGTCCTTTCACTCCGGGATTTGTAAAAATTCCTTACAATGATCTTGCAGCTCTGGAGGAAGTTCTGAAAAATGATGCTCAAAATATTGCAGCATTTTTAGTTGAGCCTATTCAGGGTGAAGCCGGAGTTTATGTTCCTGACGAAAATTTCCTTAAAAATGCTTCTGAATTATGTGAAAAACACAATGTTCTTTTCATTGCAGATGAGGTACAAACGGGAATTGCAAGAACCGGAAGATTAATCGCTTGTCATCATGAAGATGTACAACCTGATATTTTAATTTTAGGGAAAGCACTTTCGGGTGGGATGTATCCTGTGTCTGCAGTTTTGGCGAATGACGAAATCATGAATGTTATCAAACCTGGACAGCACGGTTCTACTTTCGGAGGAAATCCTATCGCTTGCGCAGTTGCCATTGCCGCTTTAGATGTTGTAGAAGAAGAAAAACTTTCGGAAAGAGCGGAAGAATTGGGTCAGTTATTCAGATCTGAAATTGAAAAAGTAATTGAAAAGTCTGATCTGATTACCAAAGTAAGAGGAAAAGGTCTATTAAACGCCATCTTGATTAACGATACTCCCGAAAGCTCAACCGCCTGGAATCTTTGTTTACTGTTAAAAGAAAACGGACTTCTTGCAAAGCCCACTCACGGAAACATCATCAGATTGGCACCACCATTGGTGATTACAGAAGAGCAATTGTTGGATTGTGTGAGAATTATTGAAAAAACGATTTTGGAGTTTGGGAATTAA
- a CDS encoding transposase, giving the protein MRTSKFTDSQILAILKEYETGQTAKELSRKYGFHYQTLHDWKKKFSGINSTKELAKIKELESENNRLKKMFANLSLEHEALKDVLSKKW; this is encoded by the coding sequence ATGAGAACGAGCAAATTTACAGACAGCCAAATTTTGGCTATTTTAAAGGAGTATGAGACGGGGCAAACTGCCAAAGAATTGTCTCGGAAATATGGATTCCATTATCAGACTTTGCACGATTGGAAAAAGAAATTCAGCGGGATTAATTCTACCAAAGAATTGGCAAAAATTAAAGAACTGGAATCAGAGAATAATCGCTTGAAAAAGATGTTTGCCAATCTTAGTCTGGAACATGAAGCACTGAAAGACGTACTCTCAAAAAAGTGGTAA
- a CDS encoding helix-turn-helix domain-containing protein: MDLGNKIKSYRVLKNLSPEQVAERLDISAKTYRKYESNENSPNLNMLEKLAEILDQSVLDFLPDSVVQNNTNQTGGVALAINSTINQLSENMQEYINLLKEENERLKEENALLKSQK, from the coding sequence ATGGATTTAGGAAATAAAATAAAAAGTTACAGGGTGCTAAAGAATTTGTCTCCCGAGCAGGTGGCGGAACGTCTGGATATATCTGCCAAGACCTACAGAAAATATGAGTCTAACGAGAATTCTCCGAACCTGAATATGCTTGAAAAATTAGCTGAAATATTAGACCAATCTGTTTTAGATTTTCTTCCTGACAGTGTAGTGCAGAATAATACAAACCAAACAGGAGGAGTAGCATTGGCGATTAATTCTACAATAAATCAACTTTCGGAAAATATGCAGGAGTACATCAATCTTCTGAAAGAAGAAAACGAAAGACTGAAAGAAGAAAATGCGCTTCTAAAATCTCAGAAATAA
- a CDS encoding REP-associated tyrosine transposase, producing the protein MSRKYKFGEKEGAYFISFATVFWIDLFTRIEYFDIVIKALDYCRKNKGMIIFGYCIMPSHIHLIFRSAEGKPSELIRDFKGFTSRKLIQAIQENNQESRKEWLLWMLKKAGERNSNVKNYQLWQQNNKPIEIWSLKVFEQKLNYVHQNPVESGFVVEPWEWKYSSARNYCDDFEDVLKIDINT; encoded by the coding sequence ATGAGCAGAAAATATAAGTTTGGAGAAAAAGAAGGAGCTTATTTTATAAGTTTTGCTACGGTTTTTTGGATAGATCTTTTTACGAGAATAGAGTATTTTGATATTGTGATTAAGGCATTAGACTATTGTAGAAAAAATAAAGGGATGATTATTTTTGGGTATTGTATAATGCCAAGCCACATCCATTTGATCTTTCGGTCAGCAGAAGGAAAACCCTCTGAACTGATTCGAGATTTCAAAGGATTTACTTCCAGAAAGCTTATCCAAGCTATACAGGAAAACAATCAGGAAAGTCGGAAGGAGTGGCTTTTGTGGATGTTGAAAAAGGCAGGAGAACGAAATTCAAATGTCAAAAATTACCAGTTATGGCAGCAAAATAACAAACCTATTGAGATATGGTCTTTGAAGGTATTCGAGCAAAAATTAAATTATGTTCACCAAAACCCGGTAGAAAGCGGTTTTGTAGTAGAACCTTGGGAATGGAAATACAGCAGTGCAAGAAATTATTGTGATGATTTTGAAGATGTTTTAAAAATAGATATTAATACTTAA
- a CDS encoding CgeB family protein, protein MIAEKNTILLITYDNWGFNQYIADALEAKGHIVKHINFHNFRYKYPSFGHKIFNFFTKNTGVLNLKHVHYNNIILKELENIEKIDVAIYIKADFLSQKTIKAINKKSAKSVLIISDSINRYPKTKKILSLFDKVFSFEKKDCEKYNLLFKTNFIYNYIDNIPAELKYKVFSISSLDNRFPVFQKIAKRLHELKINYKIIIFTSKKKDDPYLEFSGKTLSIAENNAFLAESEIMLDVHRTQQQGLSFRVFESLGLQKKLITTNTDIVNYDFYNPENIHIIENAEEINIPNSFFEIPYAKVSKELLNKYLIENWVDDLI, encoded by the coding sequence ATGATTGCAGAAAAAAATACAATACTACTCATCACCTACGATAATTGGGGATTTAATCAATATATTGCAGATGCTTTAGAAGCAAAAGGTCATATTGTAAAGCACATTAATTTTCACAATTTCAGATATAAATATCCGAGTTTTGGTCATAAAATATTTAATTTTTTCACCAAAAACACAGGTGTTCTGAATCTAAAACACGTTCACTACAATAATATCATTTTAAAAGAACTTGAAAACATTGAAAAAATTGATGTTGCAATTTACATCAAGGCAGATTTTTTATCTCAGAAAACGATTAAAGCAATTAATAAAAAGTCTGCGAAATCTGTTTTAATAATCAGTGATTCTATCAACAGATATCCAAAAACAAAAAAAATATTGTCATTATTTGATAAAGTTTTTTCGTTTGAAAAAAAGGATTGCGAAAAGTACAATTTGCTTTTTAAAACCAATTTCATTTATAATTATATTGATAACATTCCTGCTGAATTAAAGTACAAAGTTTTCAGCATAAGTTCGTTAGACAACAGATTTCCTGTCTTTCAAAAGATCGCTAAACGATTGCACGAGCTGAAAATCAATTACAAAATCATTATTTTCACCTCAAAGAAAAAAGATGATCCTTATTTGGAGTTTTCAGGAAAAACCTTATCTATTGCAGAAAACAATGCATTTTTGGCTGAATCTGAAATTATGCTTGATGTACACAGAACTCAACAACAAGGATTGAGTTTTAGAGTTTTTGAAAGTTTAGGTCTTCAAAAAAAGTTAATTACGACAAATACTGATATTGTCAACTATGATTTTTATAATCCTGAAAATATTCATATTATAGAAAATGCGGAAGAAATCAATATCCCTAATTCTTTTTTTGAAATTCCTTACGCAAAAGTTTCAAAAGAATTGCTGAATAAATATCTTATTGAAAATTGGGTTGATGATTTGATTTAA
- a CDS encoding IS3 family transposase: MVKPATKREVVTYLVSEYPMNIRQACKSLNLERSSYYYHPKRKDDTDVIDCLNHLSEKHPSYGFKKMFHSLRNEGFGWNHKKVYRVYKKLGLNILRKSRRRLASRERQNLEVPEKYNEVWSMDFMSDSLFNSRRFRTLNIIDDYNRESIWIEVGLSIGAMHMTDLLEWIVKERGKPKAIRTDNGPEFTSSVFTSWCHKHRIEIRYIQPGKPVQNAFIERFNRSYRTEVLDARIFNNLVEVREITSDWMEHYNNNRPHESLGNLSPMQYLLKKENSSDGNPNTEFSPFQQILPTSTTE, translated from the coding sequence GTGGTAAAGCCTGCCACAAAACGGGAAGTGGTCACTTATCTAGTTTCGGAATATCCGATGAACATTCGGCAGGCGTGTAAATCTTTGAATTTGGAGCGAAGCAGCTATTACTATCATCCCAAAAGAAAAGATGATACGGACGTAATTGATTGCCTGAATCATCTTTCTGAAAAGCATCCCAGCTATGGATTCAAGAAAATGTTTCACAGTCTTCGTAATGAGGGTTTTGGTTGGAATCATAAGAAAGTATATAGAGTTTACAAGAAACTGGGACTGAATATTTTGAGAAAAAGCAGGAGAAGACTTGCTTCAAGAGAAAGACAAAACTTGGAAGTTCCTGAAAAATACAATGAAGTTTGGAGTATGGACTTTATGAGTGATTCTTTGTTTAACTCAAGACGATTCAGAACGTTGAACATTATTGATGATTATAACAGAGAATCGATTTGGATTGAAGTTGGGCTTTCCATTGGAGCAATGCATATGACCGATCTATTGGAATGGATTGTAAAGGAAAGAGGAAAACCGAAAGCAATACGAACAGATAATGGTCCCGAGTTTACGAGTTCTGTTTTCACGAGTTGGTGTCATAAACACAGAATTGAAATCCGGTACATTCAACCGGGAAAACCTGTTCAGAATGCTTTTATTGAAAGGTTCAACAGAAGCTATAGGACGGAGGTTCTGGATGCAAGAATCTTCAATAATTTGGTAGAAGTACGGGAAATAACTTCTGATTGGATGGAGCATTACAATAATAACAGACCTCATGAAAGCTTGGGAAACCTATCTCCAATGCAGTATTTGTTGAAAAAGGAAAACTCGTCAGACGGTAATCCCAACACCGAGTTTTCTCCTTTTCAACAAATTTTGCCAACATCAACAACAGAATGA
- the accC gene encoding acetyl-CoA carboxylase biotin carboxylase subunit, whose amino-acid sequence MFKKILIANRGEIAMRILRTCKEMGIKTVAVYSTADKDSLHVRFADEAVCIGPPTSKDSYLRIPNIIAAAEITNADAIHPGYGFLSENANFSRICAKNGIKFIGATPEQIEKMGDKATAKATMKAAGIPCVPGSDGLIESYEDAVRIAKETGYPVMIKATAGGGGKGMRAVWKEEDLKDHWDSAIQEASAAFGNGAMYMEKLIEEPRHIEIQVAGDQYGKACHLSERDCSVQRRNQKLTEETPSPFMTDELREKMGAAAVKAAEFIGYEGVGTIEFLVDKHRNFYFMEMNTRIQVEHPITEQVVDYDLIREQILLASGTPISGINYYPKLHSIECRINAEDPYADFRPSPGKITGLNIPGGHGIRVDTHVYSGYSIPPNYDSMIAKLITTAQTREEAIAKMKRALEEFYVEGVKTTIPFHRQLMEDERYLSGDYTTKFMEDFVMDKKYDNH is encoded by the coding sequence ATGTTCAAAAAAATATTAATTGCCAATCGTGGCGAAATTGCAATGCGTATTTTACGTACTTGTAAAGAAATGGGAATCAAAACTGTTGCGGTATACTCTACTGCCGACAAAGATAGTCTTCACGTAAGATTTGCAGACGAAGCTGTTTGCATTGGTCCCCCGACGAGTAAGGATTCTTACCTTAGAATCCCAAATATTATTGCAGCAGCTGAAATTACCAACGCTGATGCCATCCACCCGGGTTACGGTTTCTTGTCAGAAAATGCTAATTTCTCAAGAATTTGTGCAAAAAATGGCATCAAGTTTATTGGTGCAACGCCAGAACAAATCGAAAAAATGGGGGACAAAGCCACAGCTAAAGCTACTATGAAAGCTGCTGGAATCCCTTGCGTTCCTGGGTCTGACGGTTTAATCGAATCTTATGAAGATGCGGTAAGAATTGCTAAAGAAACAGGCTATCCTGTAATGATAAAAGCTACTGCCGGTGGTGGCGGAAAAGGGATGAGAGCCGTTTGGAAAGAAGAAGATCTAAAAGACCATTGGGACTCCGCAATTCAAGAAGCATCTGCGGCTTTTGGAAACGGAGCAATGTATATGGAAAAACTAATTGAAGAGCCTAGACACATAGAGATTCAGGTTGCGGGAGACCAATATGGTAAAGCTTGTCACCTTTCTGAAAGAGATTGCTCGGTACAGAGAAGAAACCAAAAACTGACCGAAGAAACTCCTTCTCCTTTCATGACAGACGAACTTCGTGAGAAAATGGGAGCAGCCGCTGTAAAAGCTGCTGAATTTATCGGATATGAAGGTGTGGGAACTATTGAATTTTTGGTAGACAAACACAGAAATTTCTATTTCATGGAAATGAATACGAGAATTCAGGTAGAGCACCCAATTACAGAGCAGGTTGTAGATTACGATCTTATTCGTGAGCAAATCTTGTTAGCTTCCGGGACTCCGATTTCAGGAATTAATTATTATCCTAAATTGCATTCGATCGAGTGCAGAATCAATGCGGAAGATCCTTACGCTGATTTCAGACCATCTCCGGGAAAAATCACAGGACTAAATATTCCTGGCGGACACGGAATCAGAGTAGATACTCACGTTTATTCTGGCTATAGCATTCCTCCGAATTACGATTCTATGATTGCTAAGCTCATCACGACGGCACAAACCCGTGAAGAAGCAATAGCAAAAATGAAACGTGCTTTAGAAGAATTCTATGTAGAAGGTGTGAAAACCACCATTCCATTCCACAGACAATTGATGGAAGACGAAAGATACCTTTCTGGAGATTACACTACAAAATTCATGGAAGATTTTGTAATGGATAAGAAATATGATAATCATTAA